In Rhipicephalus sanguineus isolate Rsan-2018 chromosome 1, BIME_Rsan_1.4, whole genome shotgun sequence, the DNA window gtcagacgataacatttaagtaacctacgtggctacagaaagcctcgcgaagctgatagtatgtgtacgctgtgggcgagcattgaaagcgcgagttgccacgtattttcccGAAAACTTCgcatctcgcaagaacgaatcagatttttcgtgtcacggagggcccggtttgttcactgatgcagggaccatgcaaagtcgtagtgttcctttcttgccaacgcgttaacactgaggctagcacagccgcacaagggagcgactgcatagtgccgccattttgtcgtctactaaccctcctcgagaggacgctcctgaattccgctcggtggcgcgacagtctatgggcattgccatgggcattgcgaatacggaagagcttgccctttggcgccgttgtcgcgccttgctcggccacgcagagggggttggcgccggggtggcgcgccgctctcctctctcagtcgtctcagtcagtctcagtctcctggtccattggaatgcgttgcgtggttgtgttggttgcgcgtcttcggtggtgttgatggtgttgacgccggctccgtgcacgaagtgacgcttggagggcggaatattcatggagctgcggacaccgacaacgggtgccagttaacggtgagtgtactgctttcgtaggtactaattatagagttttagctgggcgtctgcagcagctctgcggaatctgccagccatttccaacagtagcccgtgtccgcggggctgttgtggatgcccaactaaagctgtcagttaacgagttgccaccgttatgcgcgttgctgtactaGCTCCCATAAagcgagcgatgcaaacaattatcgggGGTCATTtattgctgatcgcacgtcgtgtttgcactactgaaggtgcaagatgtcgttttgagatgcactttagtctacttcataataacatttccatcgaccttgagtgtgcagcgtgcttccacgcgtgggaacgtgaaaaaaaaaaaaagcctgtgtacagaacgctcagacgcactatatctaatggtttttgttggcttaaagacggtagtttgaggtgcagatatagtacggtggcttccagaacgtacgcggtagtcattcaagttggacacgcctcgccggtaaagtgaaaaagctctagactctcgacggcgcgcgttgttgcggccgccggcgtgcactcttttccctcgtttctgtttgctgttttcgtggtttgcatacactgcgatgacgttgggcgctataacagaatcgagtgagtgtacgtgattgtgggagttatgtgcgctaattctagaatatgacatgtctgatctcgacgtagacggcgtacgcacgcgctgggtgtcgttcgggccctagtactcgcatctgtttatctgagtattcaaggatgggttacgtttgtaaaacatgcggtcaataaccgctcacggcatgcccctggctgccggaggatgtgctttgttgttttgttgttagcctttattatgtctgtgtgaaccacttattgtgtaggctttgcaaacctttgctgcaatttcattttctcatcataatatcacgttctgcttttcagataccgtttttcatcgtgctcacgctggacaggagcgacaacctagcaagccacaagtctgatgcctcaagccgtcaccactttttgatttattcttaatcatatggaaacatgatggcgatttctgctgtttatttagcaccatatgacactgtgcacatcacagtcacacattttagttggctatactcatagaagcatgtaaatgaggaatacccaaacttcttaattggaaatcgcagaccatcttttcgcgctttctatataactttgctggaaaatatgtgttgttttgacgagttttattaaaataatgctaaaactgaactattctttttttacagtcgctgggcagaacggcaagtattattggacttgcttaaaatgaatactccactattttcaacagtagtcgcgcaaaagtagagcaaggatcaaatgagtagcttaaaatacttgtggagtcgcttgatgcttcggtgtgggtcccttgacccccctaggagcgttaccggcaagagtcgtctgactccctataagtggtaacgtgatcctccggatgagagtctttccactcttcctagagggtcaggggactctcctagagcgagccgatcctgacccaccaagagagtcaccgtgactatttaaagagagtcctatacgtggcaagtcagaactctccgaaaagagtcacgcatactcttttttttttcttagagtgtacagagcgtacgaaggtcacttcgcacgCTACaggggccgcgtttgcgaaaggagcgcgctgttcaaacagaaataagtaacaactgtgacagttgttagttcgccctcgtcctgtgtgtacctgtgcgttagtttcgtgcgtcctgctttatgtttgagcagcgcgcttcaagtgtcgagctgtggcgcatgatagttcgcgctcgtcctgtgtgtgttctttttgtgcgtcctttgggcttgagcgacgCGATGGAAATTTTGAGCTGCCTTCCGTTCTCCGCGTTACattttaatttgttgctatcgcattcatggcttcgccgttgtggcgaaactgtgacttttaatcTATAAAATTGCGTGAGTTTTGGGGGATTTATGAAAaactgggtatgccataaattgtcacgtttCACAGCTTTTCCATGTAAAGAGGTGCCCTCAGGTTAATAGTTAAAGAGTTAATTAAGAAATTTTGTTAGGCTCAGAACGTTCTTTCATTCTCTGTTCGAACGCGCCCGCTGGCATAAAGCTCGCCTTCTTCTTTTTCGTAGAATGAGCGCAGTAAATTCAACAATGGCATAACAGTAACAGAAAGTATAATCTCGTGCACCACAAGTTCGGTGCATGACGTGGCCTGCGTATGGCTATGGCGCGACAGCATGTCGCGCCGGCCACTTTGAagtacatgcatatatatatatatatatatatatatatatatatatatatatatatatatatatatatatatatatatatatatatatatatatatatatatattgaagccaaggaaggcaacATTATGCGTAGTTTTTGACTGTGGTGTAGTAATCATgaggaattgaagtggacgaaaacacaacTTGCCGTCGGTAGGAACTGAACTTTCTTTCGTGGTTCCAATACGTGCATCTCGGCGGATCAGGGCTACATTCACCAAAAGCACTTGCGCTATAATCGTTCGTAAGGGAAATTTTCGGTCAGTCCCGATGCCGGATTAGTGAAGACCAATGACGAGGAGCACTTACGAAAGGAAGTTTTGTGAACTCTGCCCCAGATAATTTTTGAGTAGCAGTCGTTCACATGAACCCGACAACGTACAGGCGGGTCCGCTTGTTCGGTCGTCGGTTCCATGTAGTGGGCGGACTGGGTCAGCCCGCGACTGCGAAATTCAGTGGTTACGTAGTGGACCCGCTGAGAACGCGGCCGGGTCGGTTTGAGTATATATTAAAAACGAAGTCAGCTGGTTTACTTACGAATAGAGTCGTCGGTAGCAGAGTTCCAGTAGCAGAAAATGCCGACGAGACGAGTATCAGGAAAGACATTACCCAGAAGGCGAATGATATGAGAATGAGGAAGAGGACGGCGCCCCTGGTGAGCCACAGCATCGCCAAGGAGAACACAATGATCCCCAACACCTGAAAAGATTGAAGGAAGTCTTTCTCGATTACGCGCAAAGAGGCTCCTAGACATGCCTGACTGATAATTAACGCCTACGCATCTGTTGGCTAACTGTTCTGGCACAAGTGCATGATACGTGTGATTGCGGACGCTTTTGGTTCTTCCTTTTTACaagaccacacacacacacacacacacatatatatatatatatatatatatatatatatatatatatatatatatatatatatatatatatatatatatatatatatatatatatatatatgagagatagatgcgtgtgtttgtggctatTATTatataacattaaaaaaaatatctaTGTCTTCCTATAGCTAGGACTTTAATCTTTAATATTGCAGACTCTTTAGTATAGGCAAACTTCCTTTGCTATCGCGGTTAGTAAACGTCAAAAAGTTTGGGTGTCAAAAATGGCCAAGATTAGCATAACTTAATTATGTACAGTACTGACCACTTTCCCTGAAGAGCTCTGTATAGTGTGCACATATATTTGCAATTTGTTGTCTTAGTTTTCTGATTTCTGATTATTAAAACTGACTATTACATAAGATATCGTATGTAAGTCTCTGAACACATAgccttttttgtttaatttttaatTTCAGAAAACGGCGTAAACATCATCGTTATTGATCACATTAAACCTAGACGTGTACCGTTAACGCCTCCCCACTGACACTGCCGGTGAGACATCTTTTCACGTCTTATATCTCGCTGCTTGTGCACCGCGACATTGTTATTAATAGCTTCAGCACAGAAAGTATGTCCGAGGAAACAATGCAAACATGTATTACTTTGTGTGCCCTAAGGCAGATTGTTTTGAAGAAGGGAGTTCAGCTGAAGGCATCTCTGCATCTTTCATGTCTtagtgtaatattttttttttttttttgcgcacactGCGATACTGCAACAGAGCAGGTCAGGACTATAGAGAGCGCACTTATGTTCTCATTGTCACCCGTATTTATTACACTAGTGAGATTTCGTCTCGTATTCTGAGTTTTTGGACTATAACATGCTTGTCGTGGCAGCCTGCTACATTGGATATTTGCAAGTAATTGCACATTTTATACCTATGTTACGATTTTTTTCCTTCGAGTTCAATTTGGGTCAGATATATGTTACGGTATCTCATAACGTCATCATATATGGGCGTGCCACTATACGTTTCGTAACTCATTTTACCATGGGGTATGCAGCTCTGCCTGGGTGCGTTTTATTCCACATGTAAGCCCTCCTTTGGACACTCCACCGTATTCATTCTAAGTGTGCTACATGGATGTATACAGCAAGTTTCCAAATCAAAAGATATATGCGGCGCGACTCTTTTTAGTGTTACTTTACAGCGTTTGCACAACCGAGCGTAATTTGTATACACACGAAACACAAGCGGGAGCACTGCGTTGATAATTAGTGACTGTGCACCTTATGCGTTCATTCAGTGTAACGTACAGACGCGCGTTGACGCTATATAGAGACGCGCAGGGAATCGCCACGCCTCTTGTCCGGCACAGCCGCGAACTGGCAACTGCCGCGAGGCGATGCTCCCTTGCGCGACAAGCGGAGTGCATGGGCGTACCATTTCGATGGCGGTCATCAGGCCACTTATCGTTGAAATGAAGCCCTGCTGCACGGAGACGAACTTGATGGTTGGTCCCTCCCGGACCACTGTGGTCCTGATCGTGGTCGTGGTACTCGCCATGGCGTTTTTCACTGCGCGCGCTCTGATCGTGTACGGGAGCGGCGCGAACCGTGGTTTCTCGCTGCGCCCCTTGTCCAAAATTAGAGGGCCCAAGCGCTGCCCTAAAGATAGCGCCGGCCCCGCCTTGGTGGCCTCCTTAGCCAGCACCCATCGCTGCTAGGGACGCAACGGTGCGATTGGCCTGCGCCAGCAGGGATTGGCCTCACAATGCTCGTCTCCGCTGTCCGTGCGTGCGAGACCGCGTGGGCGGGTGCGTGATACACGACGCTGCGCGGATGGAAATTCAGAAACATACGAGATCATTCTGCCAAAGCCCGTGGCTTCTGTGTTGGCGCTTTCACACGCCGGTCAGCGCTCATTAATGAGTCAACGTTTAAAAGTATTTTCAGCACCTGAGTACGTCCTTAATTTTGTGTTGGATGATATAACAGAAAACGTCTAGTCGTAAAACTTTCGAGAGACTTGGCGCTCTACTGGAAGTTTTGATGTTGGTACAAGGCCATATAGACTGCCGCTGTTCGCGCGCCCCAACCTGGGTGCGTGGCACATGTAGGTAATCGTGTTTGAAGATTGGAACATTGGCAGTTGTGCCTCTGGCTGAATCAGAACATTttcatgaaataaataaattcaaaggacgagagaaagaaagaaataggtggCACGCTACTGCTGTAAGTACATCTCCAAACTTCTACTCTGATGTCGAGgttttgacggaagcccgtctggtcggaagaataagaaaaaattcaggcagcttcgccctatagtggtgccaagcctgaaggaagtgcggagatgggcagccttctttgtttctcttcggttttctctttctttcctcctcctctctttctttcttgttctcttttccagttttttcagtccttttttctctctttatttctatccaTTTCAATTTTCcttcctatttcttccctttctttctctttcttgcttgcttcctctttttttcttttttatacgtggttttgcctgcgttacgccaagcgacgacagcatacgacagcccgggccactaaagtgctccgcacttgatatcatcaacaagacgctcgaagaacaagaggaagaagacttgtcctgggcggagcgcgcgctccaTGTGCTGCAGATGGCTATGGGCTAGACGTGGTTTTACCAGCGTTACgacaagctacatgagacgacgacagcatacgatcagagctagcccgggcccctaaagtgctccacacttaaaaGTCATTaaggctcccctgacgggagccttgttcacaatttcTGAACAATTCTCAACAAAAGtgcgaacaaggctcccgtcaggggtGCCGAAACGTCTTATACTTATTCTTTTGTGGTCGGTTCTAGTCTGTAGCGAAGAAATACTTCAAATTGAGATTtcgctgtttctctttttttcttttttgttatcagTAGGTATGGCTTCTGAGCTTCTAAACAATGACGGACAGTTTATGCTAAACACCCCGGCGACATTCTTTCGCTGACTATAGACCttttgcatcgggcgaggaggaccggtctgacaaccagcgctttcctcctttttgGCTCGTGCgggacggcgcggagtgtgcgggctggtgcgtggcgttgtcgaacaatttttgcgtgttttagctcgacctgcggattttcttctcttttattgCTATTtgagccagcgaaaggtcaacgggaagcCACTGTGCTGTTTTTGGTTCTAACAacttcagataaaaaaaaaaaggaaactgctgccTGAATAAGTATGCAACAcacatcaccaaacgcggagcgTTTGTagactcttcaaggtacatcgctTGTGTTACGTTACAAGTTCTatatcggcaagtgccgcaatatatccggaatgcCCAGTGTTCCACTCAGTCAAATGACAATCGGATATGGCCCGATTGGCGAACAAACATAAGTGGTCAAGAACGGCCCTGTCCGGTGAAGTGCAAAACATCTAAgcaccactcgagtagccacctgtgttgttttcgcttcgttttattattatattttagtATGATGGGTGTTTGGTCaaaacaattagcttcgtagctcggctcaacacggtgatcgctgcggTTGATGTATTAGCACGGACGAAAAATcactcacttcgcagcggggtaaccgtcATGCATAAACTTAATTTGTGATCCGCACCGGCCTTGCaaaacccgaacattcactgaacacTACACGAAAATGACGTGGCGAGATCCTTGTGGTGAGGTTCCGTAGTAGCACacaatgttgccacaacgttgaagccACTTTTTCAATGTAGCGGCAACGTTGGAAAGGAGATTGAAAGAAGCGAGTGGAAAGGAGCAAAACCCCTGAAACTTTAgaggcgcttagccgtgctccccATTGGGCTACAAAAATTATcgcctttttcttctttcctaaCCATATACCACCGCCAACTATAGAAAGAATTAGGTGTCACCGTGTCTAGAAATGAACAAACGCCCACGACTCCGAGCGCCAGGCCGAGGTGACCGTGCCTCTAGCTCTCTCCATCGTAAAAAGCGGTGGGCGCCCGGCGGCACCGGAAATGGAACGCGTCACCCCTCCCTCGTTGGATATTGTCCACTTCAGAGTTACCCCTCACACTTAACTGAAAAAACGACATCAGCTCTATGCTGGCCCAACGTGCATGGCCGACCTGGCCGGCCATGGCCCGAACTGACCTTGTAGACTCGTGGGGCACAGCTGGATCGAATAATCTTGTGCGAATAATATATAGTGCAAAAAATGACAGCTGACGCTCAACGCTCATACAAGAAATTTTCGCTGACCGAGAAATAATGCGTGTAGGAAAAAAATTTGCGCCCACAGATATAAAGCGATGTCGGCTTGTCGCTGGCGGGTTGTCGGTTGTACCTGGCCAACGTTTGGCCGCCCGATCTCGAGCATTGGGTGCCGACTCTTTCCCTATCATTTGCCGACCGTTGGATGAACGTCTTCGGCCAATAACAAGCGTAATTTGTTGCCAATCAGAGCCCCGTGGGCCGCCATTGGTCGGCCAACAATACCGGTTGCCGAGCGCTGTCCATCTGTTTGCCAACCATCGGCCGTCGGCCAATTTCACTTGAGCAGTAACTCTAGTCCACTCATGACCACTGCTTCGGTAATCGCGAAAAAGTAGTAGTAGTGGTTTGCGGACAAGAAATGCTCATATTTCTGCAACACATaagtaaagtgttctagaaaggggtagtgggctgactggaggccgtgcactgacgcactttatgtctcacctggtagatggcgccaccaccacctgcaatgtaagcgacgcgttgctgccctcagcgcgaaggttagtttgccagcgcttcaagcacaaactactcttgtgcaacctcatagccattttcgttgcttttttttcttttgcgtgagcatattcttgctttggccgttgttctggcgcatgaagtatcgctaaacatgtgcgcgtcatcagcgggcgccggatgcaatatatgctgtaaaccgccagtgttgtattgcagtagcgagctctcgcttaaaaaaaaaaaaagatctcgcagttttattgcgtttagataaataattaatttatggggttttacgtgccagaaccactttctgattatgaagcacgccgtagtggaggactgcggaaatttcgaccacctggggttttttaacgtgcactgacatcgattgcctttagataaaagagactaatattttcatgctagcgtttgtactcggtagtctctttagtgaggtcatactctcactaaataaaacaatattactacaaacttaagcaccttacgcgctctcagttgatatattctcctgaaaagtacaagaaaatgtgtgggagtgcacagcaggaaagacctatcctaatcatgcccaagaaataaaagaccgaaattaagggtagaccatgcaatcagattttgcttcttgaagacccctcacatgctggaaattatatttgggtaagaaattgcatgcagacaccgctatcagttgagtgcaaaattcagttagcaattctgctgacactataatatgcctcaaaggttcatatgcactcttttctacagaactatttgtccgcactcctgtatttagaaaaatgaatttgtaatgaaggtgtggaaaaatgtagacaacaatcgttcgcggaaataagtgaaaagtttatttggtggggcagcacaatgacctcatatactccacaaaagccatgcgtatcaatcactttcattttttttttttcaaagtgaaaacagatggaaaaaagctgaaatagcttgaagagggccttgccccattttgtacttatcagcgtgtgcggcaaaaagcatgtctcctaaaacagcccaatagatgctagaaaaatactcacaaagagacgctaaatattttcaatagcatacttagcatagcataaatttaaaaagttcacaaaagcacatgaatactcaacacatattgttcacacattaagtgaagacactgaatcggaagaaatactaaaaaaatgacaaataatagacacatttccattcaaacgcatgcatttttatacagatctactgacgttctggtagatcatattaatcgcactgttgatggtacgccagggatcaaagccaccattcacaattgaattaagggtttattgctatagtatgcatggcgagtggcaattaacatactatcttgcttgtttttcaaatctggcattttcttgtatttgggtcagtgaaacagaaaaagaatattcagagaagattcatacttcaagtttaacctacacttgtaaaatctaaacgcaggaacaataataaaatttaaaaaatcttctatagcaaggaaaaaaaaattaagtgcagcggcttatcttgaagtgctttgctttttggcgtttgcctgctctgtctgtgtttagccccttaatgtaaaaatgaagtcgcgtaacaacatagaattggattattttttgagagagcattgaggcatggcttcggcacccaacctcttgccaaagccttgctttcacaatggtcagcacatctaaaatgctgtctgcacggagttcttcacatgaaaagcagcccgtgaacaagccttgctaccaatctacattattcacaactacaggaactgaaaaatgaaacgtattgacgaagcaatgctcggccgaaaacctgcagcgacgacgaaacacagcagcagccctacagtaTGGtacctacagcagcggggcgaaggcgcgaaggctcccattgctgacgatggtagcgccgccatgcgggcactcaggaaaacgaaaactcgtttacattttttgcgccgcggcaacgtaccctctccccggagagtgggctcactacccaaaatattctagaacactataacaTAAGGGAGCACTCAGCACGGCTCAGCGTCTTTGGGGGGAGGGCATGCAGTGAAAGAAGACAGCTAGGGGAAGGAGAGGCCACATTCTGGCATTTCCTTGCTGTTCTCTCTCtcacgatggaggcgaaatgctggaaatgcgaaaaccacaggtggttgaaattatccggagccctctacttaGACCACAGTCGCTTTGGGACCAACCAACTTTTCCCTCTCATTCCCagggactcccccccccctcccccatcggCTTTTATCGCGGACATGTCGCCCATAAACTCTGTGTTCACCACGTTCACCATGTGTTCCAGAGGGGTCTcccttttcggaggtgcactgaggtacgggggcggagtcacttttctttttgttgttgttcgtttcctgacgtcacttccgtttctttttttttcttctttttcgcgtaGAGTTGCCAGGAGCGGCTGCATGTTTTCAAAagtctttttttaacacgaaagtgttttatgccggggtccaccactgctccactgacgcatttccgtcacggatatgacgttgtaaaatataaagactaacatatgacaaagaaaaaactaggaagaagaagttccgtcacctggaatcgaactcgcgacctctcgatcaccagcgcgcagcgcgaaacgactccgccacaaacggcacgttcttcgtcatactaacggcgtgctatttatatacaccatttgccagtggcggtacttagagatcagggtacatcagcgtgttttcgttatcactagcgagatggcgcgaagggctcgaagagcgcgctttaaatgtcgtcgccccccgcgttgagatgagcgtgcgtctctacagggcgtggtcgctcctgcgcgcgcgcttatcttgcacgtcttgcgctctcagcgcaagtttgcgttcaagttacagagagcacgaaggtcatttcattcactgcagcggccgcttttgcgaaaggagcgcgctgctcacaaacaaatgttacaactgtgacagttcgcgctcatcctgtgtatacttgtgcgttcgtttcgtgcatcctcctttgtgtttgaccagcgcgctttaactgtcgaactgtaacagttgttagttcgcgttcatcctgtgtatgttcgttccgtgcgtcctttctgcttgagcaacgctttggaagtttcgagctgcttgccgttcttcgcgtgacattacaacttgttgctatagcattcattccttcgccctcggggcgaaacaatgcacaacaaacgctcaactgtctgtgaagacgcgttttactttcgtgttataccgattcctatgacagagggatcaaccatgtttttttctttttgcgcgggtaggaacaacgctgtggccaatccccctcgttgGTATGAGCCGGtttccttagggcaaacaaacaaacgctgtgcagagacctttaatcgcgatttggctaacctcagagccaaactcgatccgtgccggccctgatcgcgatcaaaagtgttcgtacgacaccggtatatgacacggtatgaaagcaagcttgacggctcgcagaagttcgagccatcgtggtgaccgctgttatgacggtggatacgcaggtcgttgaaggcgcacgtaatatttccgaggttattgtcgtgatcgacttgaacataagcctcctgtgttcttgaagaatctgacctggaaactggactcgcttgagcgctggccagacgtcggctgagttcagtaacgaactctggaattaaaactgctgaacgagttggctgggtgagtggagtatagttaatgcgcgctaaatatgttaatactttaatgaggacgcgtccaatgtcgaccgcatcctggattattacgttggccgtcgttccagtaccaaGCA includes these proteins:
- the LOC119406024 gene encoding uncharacterized protein LOC119406024, translated to MASTTTTIRTTVVREGPTIKFVSVQQGFISTISGLMTAIEMVLGIIVFSLAMLWLTRGAVLFLILISFAFWVMSFLILVSSAFSATGTLLPTTLFYMVFHGTAFLFYLSGGVSTIISSYHGVTIAAGVLGLVASIFHLIHTGFAYKKKI